One Tenebrio molitor chromosome 2, icTenMoli1.1, whole genome shotgun sequence genomic region harbors:
- the Epp gene encoding ecdysteroid-phosphate phosphatase isoform X1 encodes MKMATLPPRRNPTPTKISKQHLTPLQILLQMGFPKHRAEKALAATGNRGVQLASDWLLAHVNDPLLDDNSPREYILYACPTGPFLEQLQNYWEKSRRECAWNGAHNFTPHITLVSFFKAPDEDAPHLAQSLKAVMERQGAMLNEPLKLETYTSPNFMGFFVAEEHADYLKRIAMQYVKEVSNAIISDTYEHFDALTACFPWCTTTTARCIPRGSRSISLEPHVKSLHLTLAYQFPSTHYTRLKSLVDELDPNDSAGWELRLYSRDPRVNGKQVHKVIHPYLPTECDELDLRTGDYVYVGGEALANSPDGWVEGTSWLTGLTGLLPESYTERTAESDAWTLHKKVPLNHATQADIKYARHQHDMEDDKAAKEAADAKHDDDYFDMGNMPVIENLYANVLKEETGVQQSRDRTESRKLFLMRHGERVDFTFGIWVPYCFDETGKYTRKDLNMPETVPERSDGPGAYVKDTPLTNVGVFQAEKVGEAAKEKLIDIGYAYCSPAFRCIQTCDGFLRGCGKRDDIKIKVEPGLFEWSMWYAEGLPEWMPPAELAAAGYNIDLDYKPFITEAELRETRETCAQYYLRNAFVAREALKAHPTGNVLLVGHSATLDVCSRELVGKKPRTANDMTKILQKVPYCGFVQLAQEGDKWEITEPPFPPITHTTNQRFDYKILLD; translated from the exons ATGAAAATGGCAACTTTACCGCCGCGACGCAACCCAACCCCCACGAAAATCTCCAAACAGCACCTCACCCCCTTACAGATTCTGCTGCAGATGGGTTTTCCAAAACACAGAGC CGAGAAAGCACTAGCTGCCACCGGTAACAGGGGTGTGCAGCTGGCCTCGGACTGGTTATTAGCTCACGTGAACGATCCCCTTCTGGATGACAACTCTCCCAGAGAGTACATCCTGTACGCTTGTCCTACCGGTCCTTTTCTCGAACAGTTGCAAAATTACTGGGAGAAATCGCGAAGGGAGTGTGCCTGGAATGGGGCGCACAATTTTACACCCCACATCACACTAGTTTCCTTTTTTAAA GCCCCAGATGAGGACGCGCCCCATCTAGCTCAAAGCTTGAAGGCTGTTATGGAAAGACAAGGTGCCATGCTGAATGAACCTTTGAAACTCGAGACCTACACTTCTCCCAATTTTATGGGATTTTTTGTAGCAGAGGAGCATGCAGATTACTTGAAGAGGATTGCCATGCAATATGTTAAAGAAGTCTCAAATGCCA TTATTAGTGACACATATGAACATTTCGATGCTCTAACAGCCTGTTTTCCCTGGTGTACCACTACAACTGCTCGTTGCATTCCTCGGGGAAGTAGAT CGATAAGCCTCGAGCCCCACGTTAAATCCCTGCACCTGACGTTGGCGTACCAGTTCCCCAGTACCCACTACACCCGTTTAAAATCCCTGGTGGACGAGCTCGACCCGAACGACTCCGCCGGGTGGGAACTGCGACTGTACTcgcgcgaccctcgcgtcaaCGGCAAACAAGTCCACAAA GTGATCCACCCGTATCTGCCGACCGAGTGCGACGAATTGGACCTCCGCACGGGCGACTACGTCTACGTCGGCGGCGAGGCCCTCGCCAACTCGCCCGACGGCTGGGTCGAAGGCACCTCCTGGCTGACGGGACTTACGGGGCTGCTGCCCGAGAGCTACACCGAGAGGACGGCCGAGTCCGACGCCTGGACCCTGCACAAGAAGGTGCCGTTGAACCACGCCACGCAAGCCGACATCAAGTACGCGCGACACCAACACGACATGGAGGACGACAAGGCCGCCAAGGAGGCGGCCGACGCCAAACACGACGACGACTACTTCGACATGGGGAACATGCCCGTCATTGAAAATCTTTACGCCAATGTCCTCAAGGAGGAAACGGGAGTGCAGCAG TCGAGGGACAGGACCGAATCGCGCAAGCTCTTCTTGATGCGGCACGGCGAGCGCGTGGACTTCACTTTCGGCATCTGGGTCCCGTACTGCTTCGATGAAACCGGGAAGTACACGCGGAAGGACCTGAACATGCCCGAGACGGTCCCCGAGCGATCGGACGGGCCTGGGGCCTACGTGAAGGACACCCCCTTGACCAACGTCGGCGTGTTCCAAGCCGAGAAGGTCGGCGAGGCGGCGAAGGAGAAGCTGATCGACATCGGGTACGCCTACTGCTCGCCGGCCTTCCGCTGCATCCAGACCTGCGACGGCTTCCTCCGCGGATGCGGCAAGCGCGACGATATCAAGATCAAGGTCGAGCCGGGGCTGTTCGAGTGGTCGATGTGGTACGCGGAGGGGCTGCCGGAGTGGATGCCGCCGGCGGAACTGGCGGCCGCGGGGTACAACATCGACCTCGACTACAAGCCCTTCATCACGGAGGCGGAACTCAGGGAGACGAGGGAGACCTGCGCCCAGTATTATCTGCGCAACGCGTTCGTGGCGAGGGAGGCGCTCAAGGCGCACCCCACCGGCAACGTGCTCCTGGTGGGTCACTCGGCCACGCTGGACGTGTGCTCGAGGGAGCTGGTCGGGAAGAAGCCCAGGACGGCCAACGACATGACCAAGATACTCCAGAAAGTGCCCTATTGCGGGTTCGTCCAGCTGGCGCAAGAGGGCGACAAGTGGGAGATCACGGAGCCGCCCTTCCCGCCGATCACCCACACCACCAACCAGAGATTCGATTACAAGATATTGTTGGATTGA
- the Epp gene encoding ecdysteroid-phosphate phosphatase isoform X2: MKMATLPPRRNPTPTKISKQHLTPLQILLQMGFPKHRAEKALAATGNRGVQLASDWLLAHVNDPLLDDNSPREYILYACPTGPFLEQLQNYWEKSRRECAWNGAHNFTPHITLVSFFKAPDEDAPHLAQSLKAVMERQGAMLNEPLKLETYTSPNFMGFFVAEEHADYLKRIAMQYVKEVSNATISLEPHVKSLHLTLAYQFPSTHYTRLKSLVDELDPNDSAGWELRLYSRDPRVNGKQVHKVIHPYLPTECDELDLRTGDYVYVGGEALANSPDGWVEGTSWLTGLTGLLPESYTERTAESDAWTLHKKVPLNHATQADIKYARHQHDMEDDKAAKEAADAKHDDDYFDMGNMPVIENLYANVLKEETGVQQSRDRTESRKLFLMRHGERVDFTFGIWVPYCFDETGKYTRKDLNMPETVPERSDGPGAYVKDTPLTNVGVFQAEKVGEAAKEKLIDIGYAYCSPAFRCIQTCDGFLRGCGKRDDIKIKVEPGLFEWSMWYAEGLPEWMPPAELAAAGYNIDLDYKPFITEAELRETRETCAQYYLRNAFVAREALKAHPTGNVLLVGHSATLDVCSRELVGKKPRTANDMTKILQKVPYCGFVQLAQEGDKWEITEPPFPPITHTTNQRFDYKILLD; the protein is encoded by the exons ATGAAAATGGCAACTTTACCGCCGCGACGCAACCCAACCCCCACGAAAATCTCCAAACAGCACCTCACCCCCTTACAGATTCTGCTGCAGATGGGTTTTCCAAAACACAGAGC CGAGAAAGCACTAGCTGCCACCGGTAACAGGGGTGTGCAGCTGGCCTCGGACTGGTTATTAGCTCACGTGAACGATCCCCTTCTGGATGACAACTCTCCCAGAGAGTACATCCTGTACGCTTGTCCTACCGGTCCTTTTCTCGAACAGTTGCAAAATTACTGGGAGAAATCGCGAAGGGAGTGTGCCTGGAATGGGGCGCACAATTTTACACCCCACATCACACTAGTTTCCTTTTTTAAA GCCCCAGATGAGGACGCGCCCCATCTAGCTCAAAGCTTGAAGGCTGTTATGGAAAGACAAGGTGCCATGCTGAATGAACCTTTGAAACTCGAGACCTACACTTCTCCCAATTTTATGGGATTTTTTGTAGCAGAGGAGCATGCAGATTACTTGAAGAGGATTGCCATGCAATATGTTAAAGAAGTCTCAAATGCCA CGATAAGCCTCGAGCCCCACGTTAAATCCCTGCACCTGACGTTGGCGTACCAGTTCCCCAGTACCCACTACACCCGTTTAAAATCCCTGGTGGACGAGCTCGACCCGAACGACTCCGCCGGGTGGGAACTGCGACTGTACTcgcgcgaccctcgcgtcaaCGGCAAACAAGTCCACAAA GTGATCCACCCGTATCTGCCGACCGAGTGCGACGAATTGGACCTCCGCACGGGCGACTACGTCTACGTCGGCGGCGAGGCCCTCGCCAACTCGCCCGACGGCTGGGTCGAAGGCACCTCCTGGCTGACGGGACTTACGGGGCTGCTGCCCGAGAGCTACACCGAGAGGACGGCCGAGTCCGACGCCTGGACCCTGCACAAGAAGGTGCCGTTGAACCACGCCACGCAAGCCGACATCAAGTACGCGCGACACCAACACGACATGGAGGACGACAAGGCCGCCAAGGAGGCGGCCGACGCCAAACACGACGACGACTACTTCGACATGGGGAACATGCCCGTCATTGAAAATCTTTACGCCAATGTCCTCAAGGAGGAAACGGGAGTGCAGCAG TCGAGGGACAGGACCGAATCGCGCAAGCTCTTCTTGATGCGGCACGGCGAGCGCGTGGACTTCACTTTCGGCATCTGGGTCCCGTACTGCTTCGATGAAACCGGGAAGTACACGCGGAAGGACCTGAACATGCCCGAGACGGTCCCCGAGCGATCGGACGGGCCTGGGGCCTACGTGAAGGACACCCCCTTGACCAACGTCGGCGTGTTCCAAGCCGAGAAGGTCGGCGAGGCGGCGAAGGAGAAGCTGATCGACATCGGGTACGCCTACTGCTCGCCGGCCTTCCGCTGCATCCAGACCTGCGACGGCTTCCTCCGCGGATGCGGCAAGCGCGACGATATCAAGATCAAGGTCGAGCCGGGGCTGTTCGAGTGGTCGATGTGGTACGCGGAGGGGCTGCCGGAGTGGATGCCGCCGGCGGAACTGGCGGCCGCGGGGTACAACATCGACCTCGACTACAAGCCCTTCATCACGGAGGCGGAACTCAGGGAGACGAGGGAGACCTGCGCCCAGTATTATCTGCGCAACGCGTTCGTGGCGAGGGAGGCGCTCAAGGCGCACCCCACCGGCAACGTGCTCCTGGTGGGTCACTCGGCCACGCTGGACGTGTGCTCGAGGGAGCTGGTCGGGAAGAAGCCCAGGACGGCCAACGACATGACCAAGATACTCCAGAAAGTGCCCTATTGCGGGTTCGTCCAGCTGGCGCAAGAGGGCGACAAGTGGGAGATCACGGAGCCGCCCTTCCCGCCGATCACCCACACCACCAACCAGAGATTCGATTACAAGATATTGTTGGATTGA
- the Etfb gene encoding electron transfer flavoprotein subunit beta — protein sequence MARVLVGVKRVIDYAVKIRVKPDKTGVVTEGVKHSMNPFDEIAVEEAVRMKEKKIAAEIIAVSCGPAQSQEVLRTALAMGVDKGIHVEVSGSDYETLQPIHVSKILAKIAQNEKADMIIVGKQAIDDDANQTAQMTAAVLDWPQATFASKVEHGDKEITVTREVDGGLETIKCKLPAVISADLRLNEPRYATLPNIMKAKKKPITKTTAKDLGVDISPRISVVSVEDPPVRQPGVILPDVDALVGKLKEGGHI from the exons atggctCGAGTGTTAGTAGGAGTGAAAAGAGTGATCGACTATGCCGTCAAG ATCCGCGTTAAACCAGACAAGACCGGGGTTGTCACCGAAGGGGTGAAACACTCGATGAACCCCTTCGACGAAATCGCCGTCGAGGAAGCCGTCCGcatgaaagaaaagaaaatcgCCGCCGAAATTATCGCAGTGTCATGTGGTCCAGCTCAGTCACAAGAAGTGCTGAGAACTGCTCTGGCCATGGGAGTCGACAAGGGGATTCACGTGGAGGTGTCGGGCAGCGACTACGAGACGCTCCAGCCGATCCACGTGTCAAAGATCTTGGCCAAGATTGCTCAAAATGAAAAAGCTGACATGATCATTGTTGGAAAGCAGGCCATCGATGATGACGCCAATCAGACCGCGCAGATGACGGCGGCGGTGCTCGACTGGCCGCAAGCCACGTTTGCCTCAAAG GTGGAACATGGTGACAAAGAAATTACAGTCACGAGGGAAGTTGATGGGGGATTGGAGACAATCAAGTGTAAACTTCCAGCTGTGATAAGCGCGGATTTGCGACTAAATGAGCCGCGATACGCCACGCTTCCAAATATCATG AAAGCCAAGAAGAAGCCTATCACTAAGACCACGGCAAAGGACCTGGGGGTCGACATTTCGCCTCGAATCAGCGTCGTTAGCGTGGAAGATCCGCCGGTGCGTCAACCAGGAGTGATCCTACCTGATGTGGACGCCCTGGTGGGCAAGTTGAAAGAAGGGGGCCATATTTGA
- the LOC138124532 gene encoding V-type proton ATPase subunit G-like: MASQTQGIQQLLTAEKRAAEKVAEARKRKARRIKQAREEAQAEIENYRRERERQFREYEAKYMGSREDIAAKIDKNTELMLCDVESDVKNNKEKVLADLLYLVLNVKPEVHPNYKIMRVFGKI; this comes from the exons ATGGCAAGCCAGACCCAAGGCATCCAGCAGTTGCTGACTGCTGAAAAAAGGGCAGCTGAAAAAGTCGCTGAAGCCAGAAAAA GGAAAGCGCGTAGGATCAAACAAGCCAGAGAGGAAGCCCAAGcggaaattgaaaattacaGGAGGGAAAGGGAGCGACAATTTAGAGAGTACGAAGCCAAGTACATGGGGTCCCGAGAAGATATTGCCGCTAAAATTGACAAGAACACGGAGCTGATGTTATGTGATGTGGAATCGGACGTCAAGAATAACAAAGAGAAG GTTTTAGCCGATCTTTTGTATTTGGTTCTTAACGTCAAGCCGGAAGTGCACCCAAATTACAAGATAATGAGAGTTTTTGGAAAGATTTAA
- the LOC138124533 gene encoding cytochrome c oxidase subunit 7C, mitochondrial-like: MLGRSSLFARRVISNFVRNHGHGGVPGENLPFSITNRYKLTAYFIAFFGSGLGAPFLILRHQLVKK; encoded by the exons ATGTTGGGCCGAAGCTCATTATTTGCGAGAAGGGTGATCAGCAACTTTGTCAGAAACCACGGTCATGGAGGCGTTCCCGGAgag AATTTGCCATTTTCCATCACCAACAGGTATAAGTTGACGGCGTATTTCATTGCATTCTTCGGGTCTGGATTGGGGGCACCTTTCCTCATTTTGAGACACCAACTGGTCAAGAAGTAA